CTCAAGTACTTCAATTTTCTTTGGTTCAGAACCGTTTTCAACGGCAAACGTATTAGATCAGGACATTTTCACTATTACAGATAACTTTCAAATCTATTCAGGACGCCATACAATAACAATAGGTACGAACAACGAATTTACCTCTGTGAGAAATGTATTCTTCCGTCAAAACTTTGGGGACTATAGATTTAATAGCCTGAATGATTTTTTAAATGGGGAACTAGCCAATAGATATCGTCATGGATATTCCTTAATAGGTGGTTTTGGAGATGAATCAGAAGGTGCTGCGGAGTTTGATATTTTTCAATTTGGATTATATATTCAAGATGAAGTTGATATCACGGATAATTTTAGATTTACATTGGGAGCCCGTATTGATGTTCCTTATTGGAAAGATGGTTTGGAGAATGAAGATTTCAATACACGAACAGTAGCTATTCTTGAAGCTAATGGTAAGGATTTGCAAGGAGCCCGTGTAGGCCAAGGAATCGATGCAAATGTGCATTTTTCTCCAAGAGTTGGTTTTAATTGGGATGTAAATGGAGATAAAACTACACAAATAAGAGGTGGTTTGGGAATCTTTACTTCTAGAGTTCCATTGGTTTGGCCAGGTGGACAATATACAAACAATGGAGTGTCGACCGGATTCATACAAAGAACTTCAAGTGACGGTCCAGTACCTGTATTTAATCCTGATCCTAACACGCAATTGCAAGATCCTCCACAAGGTTCAGGTTCGGTTGGTGGCCAAGTCGATTTATTTGCAAAGAACTTTAAACTTCCTCAGATATTCAAAACGAATATCGCTATAGACCAAAGGTTACCCTGGGATATGGTTTTCTCCGCGGACTTCATTTGGAACGATAACGTTAATACCGTTTTTTACGAGAATTTAAACCTAGAAGGCCCACAATTCACGACAACAGGTGCGGGGTCTAGACCTAATTATAGATTTAGTCGAGTAGACTCTACTTATGACGCTATTTATTTAGGTACAAATACCAGTGCAGGTAGTTCTTACAATATAACGGGAACGTTGAGCAAGAATTTCTATAGTCCTAAAATTGATGCAAACACTCAAGTTTCCTATTCATATGGTGATTCAGATGGACTTTTTGATGGTACCAGTTCGCAAAACAGTTCGCAATGGAGAAATTTAGAAACAGTAAACGGATCTAATCGCCCTGACCTATCAACTTCTGATTTCTCTCCAGGGCACAGGATTATTGCTAATTCTACACTTACCTTTAAATGGACGGATAATATTAAAACCAGAATAGGTCTATTTTATGAAGGAGCTGAAGGAACACCTCTGAGCTACGTTTATAATGGTAGTGGACTATTGTCAGATACAGGAAGCTTTTCTGCTTTGGTATATGTGCCAGGAAATGAATCTGAAGCACAACTCGTTGACCTATTTGACGATGACGACAATCTTGTCCTTACAGCGAATCAACAATGGCAAGCACTCGATGCTGCAATAGAAGGCGATGAGTATTTGAAAAGTAGACGTGGACAGTTTGCTGAGAGAAATGCAAGTCGTACCGATTGGACACATATCATTGATTTAAAATTTGCCCAAGAGTTCGGGATTAAATTTGGAGAAAATGTACACAAAATTGAACTGACGGCAGATATCTTTAACTTCACTAATTTGTTGAACAAGGAATGGGGAGTAAGAACTTTTACCAATTTTAACCAAGTACAACTACTTAACTTTGAAGGTTTTGCTGATGATGGTACAACGCCCGAGTTTACATTTGAGCCAGGTGCAGAAGACACAAAAAACATCATTGATGATGCAGGATTGGTTTCATCAAGATGGCAAATGCAGTTAGGAATACGTTATAGCTTCAACTAATTCTTAATTTTATAAGATTTTAAAAACCCTTGCCATTGGCAAGGGTTTTTTTATCCCTAAAAATCACTATTTTTAATCCCTAAACCAAACCTATGGAAATTCTTCAAAATGTACATTCCTATCTCGCCTATGTGGTATTGGCCATATTGATTTTCGCATTTTTCAATGCCTTAATAGGGTGGCTTGGAAAAAAAGAGTTTGCCATGGAGAAAGACTTAAGAATTAGTCTATTTGCATTGATTTTGAGCCATATTCAACTTTTAATTGGCCTAATTCTTTACTTTGTATCTGCAAATGGCCTAAAGGCGATACAGGTATTGGGTATGGGAGGTTTAAACTCAGCTGCTCGTCTGTTGGCTTTGGAACATCCCTTGATCAACATCATTGCAATCGCTTTTATAACCATAGGATGGTCACGCCATAAAAAGAAGCTGGAAAGCAGTGCAAAGTTTAAAAGTATCGCTATTTTCTATGGTTTGGGATTGCTTTTGATTCTAAGCCGTATTCCCTGGGCACAGTGGTTCAATTAGTTTTGTCATTCCCGCGTAGGTGGTAATCTCTCAGTGATTAGCTTCTTTAATCAAAAACAAATACACCGGAAAATGGTCGCTATACCCTCCTGTGTAACTGGTACCAGAATACGTTCTAAAGAGATATCCCTTAAACTTGCCATCAGAGGTTTTCAAATAATCAGGAGAAAATATTCCAGCTTTCCAATAAAAATATACGTCTTCACTTTTGTGGATAAGATTAGAGGTCATAAAAAACTGGTCAAAAAGATTCCATTTATCCCGGTAAGCCAACGACCCCAGTCCTTTTTTGTAAAGCCGTTCCATAGGATTAAAAAGTGTAAGACTGTCCAGTTGGGTTGCTTTACCAGAGGTTTTCAATATCTTTTTTAGACTATCGTCCCTAGGATCATCATTTAGGTCGCCCATGCTTATGATTTTGGCGTCCCAATGTAGCTTTTGAATGGAATCGATAATACGCTTGTTCAATAAGGCTGCTTTTACACGGTTGGGCTTGCTTTTACTCGACCCACCTCTCCTAGAAGGCCAATGGTTAACGATAAAATAAAGTGCTTCATCGTCCAGCACGCCACCTACGACCAACTGATCTCTCGTATATATTCTTTCCCCTATCCCATCAAACAACAAAAGCCTATGACTTTTAAAAGAAGTGGGTAGGTAAGCAGCTTTTTTATACAGCAGCGCAACATCAATACCGCGCCTATCGGGAGAATCAAAATGTACAATGCCATATTCCTTATCCTGTAGATTGGGATGGTTTATCAAATCATCGAGAACCTGTCTGTTCTCAACTTCGCACAGTCCAATGACATCTGGGGATGTTTCCGTTACATCCATTCCAATTTCGGACAATACTTTTGAGATGTGTTCAATTTTCTTATCGTATCGTTTCTGGTTCCAATGATAGCTTCCTTCGGGAGTTCTTTCATCATCAAAGACCAAGGTATCATTTACCGTATCAAAAAGGTTTTCAACATTGTAAAAAGCAATGGTCCGTATGGTAAAGGATTTTTGGGATTGGGCAAGAAAGGGCACAACGAGGCTTACTAGTAGGTATCGTAAAAACTTCATTTATATTTTGATTTTAATCCGAAAATAAGTAAGATTGTTTTTTCTTACAAAGAATAAAGACAATAACCCCAATTTTACGAAAGTAACCTACTGCAAAGCCTATGAGAATCTCGTTGTTCTTGGTGGTGCTCTGTTGTACCACATTTTTGAGGGGGCAAGGAGTCACTACCATTTCTGGAAGCATAAAAGATGCTGCCACAAAAAATCCAGTTCAGAATGTTGTAATTAAGATTGATGGCTCGTCCAAAGAGTTTTTTACGGATAACGAAGGGCATTTTGAAGTAACGACTTCTTTAATAGGGGAAAAATACCTAAAAATCTCAGCACTTGATTTTTTATCCAAACAATTTATGATTGTTTTAGATGGAGTGCCCATAAACTTGGGAGATATCTTTTTGGAAAAGGACATTACTTTAGAAAAGACGGCTAATCTCATCACCTTAACGGATAATGACCTGGCTGAGGATGATGCAGCTGTCTCGGGCGCATCAGGTTTATTGCAATCCACAAAGGATATCTTTTTGAATCGGGCCGCCTTCGATTTTGGGCAAGCATTTTTCAGGGTAAGGGGATACGATTCCAGTTATGGTGAAGTACTGCTCAATGGCATTCCTATGAACAAGTTTTTTGATGGTAGGCCGCAATGGAACAACTGGGGTGGATTGAACGATGTTATCCGAAACCAAGAGTTCTCAAGTGGACTGGCACCGAACCGGTACACTTTTGGAGGGATATTGGGAAATACCAATATCAATACCAGACCTTCACAACTAAGACCGGGAATACGTGTTTCAAGTTCCGCATCTAATCGCACTTATAGGGGACGGCTTATGGCAACATATAACTCTGGAGTGCAGGCCAACGGATTGGCTTATACCATTTCTTCATCTAGAAGATGGGCAAAGACGGGCTATATGGAAGGCACTTTATACGATGCCTATTCTTTTTTTGGTGCGTTGGAATACAAATTGAATGACCAAAATAGTCTCGCATTGACGGCTATAGTGGCAAAAAATAGACGTGGTCGTTCCTCTGCGGTTACAGAAGAAGTCTTTGATTTGATGGGAAACCGTTACAATCCCTATTGGGGAAGTCAAGATGGGAACATAAGAAATTCGAGGGAACGCACCATTTTTGAACCGTTAGTTATGCTGAATCATTTTCTGCAATCAGATAGATTTAAGTTGACAACGGGCATTGCGTATCAATTTGGAACAAACAGTAGGAGTAGGTTAGGCTACTACAATGCTCCAAACCCAGATCCCACCTATTACAGATATTTGCCAAGTTTTTATATCAATAGTTCCATTGGTGCCGATTTTACCAATGCCTCTTTAGCAAAAAATGGGCTCATGGAAAATCCACAAATCCAGTGGTCTCAAATCTATACTGTCAATTCCAATACTTCTTCAGAAGGAAAAGCAGCCTATTTACTTTATGATGATGTGGTAGCGGACAAACAGCTATCGGCATCCAGTACTTTTGATTACAAAATCAATGATAATCTAAATGTTGGGGGAGGAGTAAACTTTAAAACGTTGGCTTCAGAAAATTTTGCCCAAATCCAAGATTTACTGGGTGCGGATTTCCATGAAGATATGGATTCTTTTTCCAATACGCTGAATGATATCAATGGGAATCCTGTCAAAACTACCGAAGAAAAATTCAACTATAACTACATACTCAATACTTCAGTAGTTGAAGCTTTTGGTCAAATAACGTTTGCATTTAAAAATTGGAGTGCTTTTGCTTCGGGGACCTATTCAAATTTTGGTACGTTGCGAAATGGATTGTTCAAGAATGAACGGTTTTTAGAAAACTCTTTCGGCAACAGTGAAAAGATTTCATTTTCCGATTTTGGCTTCAAATCTGGGGGAACTTACTTTATATCAGGCAGGCATTGGTTGAATGTAAATGGTGCGATCATAAATAAACATCCAACACTTCAAAATATCTTCATCAATCCAAGAGAAAACAATAACAGTGTTCCAGAAATTCAACAGGAAACTATTTCCAGTTTAGATGTAAATTATATTGTTAAGCTACCAGATGTAACGGGACGGATAAGTGCATTCTATTCTCGATTCCAGAATACTACGGATATCAATTTCTTTTTTGTCGATTCCGGTTTGGGATCTGACTTTGTGCAGGAAGTAATAACAGATTTAGATAGACTGCATAAAGGTATTGAACTTGGGGTGGTGTATGAAGTTTCTTCCAGCGTAAAACTATCGTTGGTAGGTAACTTGGCGCGTTACGTTTATGCCAGTAATCCCGCTGTCGAAATAAACTTTGATACTGCAGGAGCATCCGAAGACCTTATAGATCCAGAAGGAACTATTGATTTAGGCATAGCTCAACTAAAGGATTTGAAATTGGCCCAAGGTCCACAAACAGCGTTTGCTTTTGGAGTCGAATACAGAAGTCCAAAATATTGGTGGCTTGGAGCAACAACAAATTATTTGGCCGATAACTATGCCAATATTTCAACCATCACCAGGACCCAAAGTTTTTTAATCAATCCAGATACCGGTCAACGTTTTCCTGATGCCACCCCAGAAAATGTTGCTCAAATTCTGAATCAACAAAAGTTAGATGATTTCTACTTATTGAATCTAGTAGGCGGAAAGTCATGGATAATCAACAAAAAATATGTAAGTGCTTTTGTGAGTGTTAATAATGCTTTTGACCAAACGTTTAGAACAGGTGGTTTTGAGCAGAGCAGGAATGGTAATTATGGTCAGTTAAAACAGGACAATCTCAGTGGTTCACCTTCTTTTGGGCCTAAGTATTGGTACGGCTTTGGCAGAACGTATTTTTTGAATTTAGCCGTCAGTTTCTAAAAATCCGCTTTGAAAAAACAAGAATCATGAGGAATAGATTAGTTTATTTTATATCATTCTTATTTATTTTGTTGGTGACAACGTCATGTGTTGGTACTACAGAATTTGATGTTCCAAAGAAAAACTGCAATCCAAATTTGACTACTAATATTACTTTAGATGAAATACTTGAATTATTCGAAGATGGTACTTTTCAAATTCAAGAAGATTGGATCATTGAAGGCTATGTTATCTCTTCAGATGTTGCAGGTAATTTTTTTGGCGAGCTTTACATTCAAGATGCAAGTAATCAACCATCCTATGGTTTTCAAATAGAAATCGATTTACGGGAGTCACATCTATTTTTTGAAGTAGGAAGTAAGGTTTTCATAAAACTAAAGGGCTTGTATTTGAACAAGAAAGAAGAAATGCTAAAACTGGGGAGTCCGTTCTCCGCATTTGGAAATATTTCTGTTGGCAGAATACCAGCGTTAAAAGTTCCAGAGCACATTTTTTTATCCTGTGATGGAGTCGCAGAAATGATACCTGTACCTGCCGAGATTAAAGCGTTGGAAGACTTGAAGGTCAATACCTTGGTGCGTTTTGAAAGTTTGGAAGTGGTAGAAGAAGAACTGGACAGTATTTTTGCTATTGCTAGGGAAGAAACGACGCGTACGCTACAGGATTGTGAAGAAAACAACATTGCGCTTATCAACAGCGGTTTCTCAGATTTTCAGGCTGATACGCTACCACAGGGCAACGGGAAGATTACAGGTATTTTTCTTAAAGATGGCAATGAGTTTCAAATCGTTGTCCGAGATTTGGACGATATAGCATTCACGGATGAGCGCTGTCCAGAGATCATAACGGAATTTGCATCGACCCATATTTTTATTTCTGAATTGGCAGACCCGGAAAACAATACGGGCGCAAGGTTTGTAGAACTGTTCAATTCCGCAAAAGAGCCGTTAGATTTGAATAAGTGGATATTGAGGCGATATACTAATGCCAATACAGAGGTGAGCTCCACTATTGATTTATCCGGAATGATAATTGGTGCGGAAAATACCTTGGTCATTTCTCCAAATGCCGAAGCGTTTGGACTGGTTTATGGCTTTAGTCCAGACCTTGGCGTTTCTACCAACAGTCCGGCAGATTCAAATGGAGATGACAACTTGGAACTGGTAGACCCATTCGGTACTATCATAGACGTTTTTGGAGTGGTTGGTGAGGACGGAACAGGGACCAATCACGAATTTGAAGATGGCCGGGCACTTCGGAATATTAACATAACACAAGGCAATCCAGTCTATACGTTTAGTGAATGGACCATTTATAATGACACTGGTGATGCAGGAACAATAAACCAGCCCCAAAACGCTCCAGTAGATTTTTCCCCTGGCATTAGGGAATAAAAGTCATCAATGAATGAAAACAAAATAAACGGCAGATAAACCAATAACTTCTACTAAAAACCAAACGATATTGGAGGTCGTTATCTTCTTGTTCGCTTTTTTATAGGCCAGTCCGCCGGCCTTTAGTTTTTTAGCGGTTTCGCTATTGTCTCTTCTCGAAAGAGCTTCACATTCTTCGGAAAATCGAGTCAATTCTCTAGAATTACGTATAATTACCAGTAACTTATAAACCCAATAACAAAAGACGACCCCAATCAGCAACTCTACCATTGTAAAATTTAGATTTATTGAAAGATAGAAAAATGAAAACAGTTCGTGAGGACAAAACCATAAAAATAAAACCCCTATATCGATTGCTTATTTTGGGAATCACACAATTGTATGGAGCCTTTGTGATCTTCAGATTGGGTGTTTTTGTCATAAAGGAGCCTTGGATAAACACTATTTGTGCTATTGCAGCTCTTGGTTTAGTGCTTTGGGGGTTTTATATCCTTTATAATTTTTTGAGGATATACAAGGTAAAAGAACGCAAGATTATTCTTAGGGATGAGACTTTTGTACTCTTTGGAAGTGAGCTTAGTTATGCTGATGTTGAGAATGTAACGATAAACAATGACGGTTCGGAATTGGCCATGGACATCCACCTTAGACAATTGGAAAAACCAATACCCCTGGTAGCAGTATATATGCAACTAAAGGAATTTCACGAAATATATAAGACTTTAGTAAACCAGTCCCTATAAATGGATTGGAGACCTCAAAATCTAAAAGGAATTGTAACTAAACTTTTGTCCTCCCACAGAAGCATCGGCCATTAATCCAGCTTTTGGTAAAGCAAACACAGCTACACCATCTTTATATTTTGCATTGAAGGCAATTCCAGATTTTAGTGCCACTGCCGAAGTTTCAGCGGCAAAAGCGAATTTCCCCTCTTTAAACCGATCTAAATCTGTTTGGGTCTCAAAAAAGATGACCTCTATGATGGCTTGTCCTCCAGCTTGTAACCCTACATTTAGTTTTTTGAGTCCTGCCATTCCAACAGTTTCTCCACCTTCGTAGACGACACCATTGCCAGAAGCTCCACCAATAATAAAGCCACCTTTGCCTACATTGGGAAAAATGACATAACCTGCGGAACTGTCAAAAAAGCTTTGGAGCCCAGAATCTGCTTTCAAGAGTGTTTTCTTGGCTTCTTTGGCATCACTCATAATCTTTCTATCTTTTTTAGATTGCGCAGAAATAGTAAAAGCTAGTAATAACGTGCTTAACAGCAAAAAGGATTTAAATGTTCTCATGTCTAATTATGTAAGGGATAAAATTAAAAAAATAAGCCCCTTCAATAGTAGAAAGGGCCAACTTTTAGGTTTCTCTTAAGAGAATCAATCTTTTTTAGGAAAGCTTTCATGTGCCATAATTTCTTCCATTTGAGATACATGTCGCTCTGTATGACCGGCAGCAAAGAGTATTACCTGCAGACCATCCACAGTTCCAAAGGGAAGATCACTATTAAAACTGTTCCTTAAGTCATCTTCGGTAGTCTTTACATATTCAATATGTTCGTTTCTTTTATCAACAAATGCTTTTACGGTTTCTTCGTGAGAACCAAACTTTCCACTTGGTTCAAACGGCTCGGAAGTTTTTACCCTATTGCTTCTGTCCTTGATGATATCCATTAGTTTTTCATCGGTTAGTTTAACAGAGTCCTTCATTGCAGGGCTTGGACCGGCAGCGACGGTTTTCTGCACAAGTCCACCAAAAGCATTTTCAGAAATAGTAAGATGCTCAACACATTCTGCGATTGACCATGCCCCTTCTTCGGGTTTAAAATGCAATTGCTCATCAGTGAGCCCGTCAAGTACATTGGTCATGTGATCACGACTTTCCATTAAATGTTTGACGGCCATTTTACGGTCATCGTCAGAAAGTTTAAAAATATCGTTACTAAAACTGAGAAGTAACAAGCCTACAATGGGTAATATCATTTTTTTCATAATGTGGTTGATTTTAAATTAGTTAGAAATGTAGTGTTTTTTGTTTAAAGACGAATCAAACGAAATGGATTGGACATTATGAAACCATTATTTTGATGCTAAAGATTCTTGACAGAGGGTATAAATTGGATTACATGAACATTTTCCAACGTAATGTATCAAATTTATCATGATATATCTACAAAGTAAATGGTTCGAAGTACTATTGAATATAAGCAATACTTATGATTTAATAGTATTTTAATATTAATTACCTATCGGGTAGACATGTGTTTTCTTAATTTTATGGAGGTTAAAAATTCACTTACTTATATCAATACTATCATGAAAACAGAATCCACATCATCAAACGGTAATGCGTGGCAAGGCAATGACTCAAGCGCTAAATGCCCCTTTCTAAACGGAGAACTGAATCAAGCTGCAGGAGGCGGAACTACAAACAAAGATTGGTGGCCAAATGCGCTCAATCTGAATATTTTGCGGCAACACTCAAATTTAGTTGACCCTATGGACGAAAGCTTTGACTATGCGAAGGAATTTAAATCCTTGGACATGGGAGCCATTAAAAAAGATTTAACTGATTTAATGACTGATAGCCAAGAGTGGTGGCCAGCAGATTATGGACACTACGGACCTTTCTTCATTCGTATGGCATGGCATGCTGCAGGTACGTATAGAATTGCCGATGGTCGAGGAGGTGGATCAACAGGCTCGCAGAGATTTGCACCTTTGAACAGTTGGCCTGATAATGCTAATTTGGACAAGGCAAGACTATTGCTATGGCCTATTAAAAAGAAATATGGAAAGAAAATTTCATGGGCAGACTTATTGATCTTAGCCGGTAATGTTGCACATGAATCAATGGGTCTGGAAATGTATGGTTTCGGTGGTGGCCGAGAAGATATTTGGCAGCCGGAAGAAGATATTTATTGGGGCTCTGAAGGAGAATGGCTCGGAAATAAAGAGCGATATAACAAAGAAGGTGAATTGGAAAATCCGCTTGGAGCCGTGCACATGGGTCTAATTTATGTGAATCCAGAAGGACCAAATGCAAATCCTGATCCAGTCTTGGCAGCACATGATATTCGCGAGACATTTGGTAGAATGGCCATGAACGATTATGAAACCGTGGCCTTGATTGCAGGTGGACATACTTTTGGAAAAACCCATGGAGCAGCGAGTGATGCCGAGTATTTAGAAGCTGAACCAGCGGGGGCATCCATTGAAATGCAAAGCATGGGCTGGAAAAATAATTTTGGAACAGGTTCCGGCTCCGATACGATTACAAGTGGTTTAGAAGGCGCATGGACGGACACTCCAACAAAATGGAGCCATAAATTCTTTGAAAATTTGTTCAAATACGATTGGGAACTAACAAAAAGCCCTGCCGGAGCACACCAATGGAAGCCAAAAAATAATGAAGGCGCAGGTACGTTCCCAGATGCACACGACCCAGAGAAAAAACATGCACCTTTTATGCTGACTACGGACCTTTCTTTACGTATGGACCCAGCTTATGAAAAGATTTCAAAGCATTTTCTGGAAAATCCAGAGGAATTTGCAGATGCATACACCAAAGCATGGTTTAAACTAACGCACCGCGACATGGGACCTAAAGAGTGCTACTTGGGCGCAGAAGTTCCAACCGAAGAGTTGCTTTGGCAAGATCCTGTTCCAGCAGTAAATCACGATTTGGTCAACGAAAGCGATGTTGCCGACTTAAAGAAGAGAATACTGGCTTCTGGATTATCCATTTCAGAATTGGTTTCAACAGCATGGGCTTCGGCTTCAACTTTCCGTGGTTCGGACAGAAGAGGTGGTGCCAATGGCGGTAGAATTCGTCTGGCCCCTCAAAAAGATTGGGAAGTAAACAACTCAAAACAACTGGCTAAAGTATTGGAGACTTTGGAGGCAGTCCAAAAGGAGTTTAATGCTTCACAATCGGGAGACAAAGCAATATCAATAGCAGATATTATCGTTTTAGGAGGGTGTGCTGCTGTGGAAGAAGCTGCTAAGAATGCCGGCCATAGTGCAGAGGTTCCTTTTACTCCTGGTCGTACCGATGCCACACAAGAGCAGACTGATGTTGAGTCGTTTGAAGCATTGGAACCACGTGCGGACGGGTTCCGTAACTATGTTAAAGGAGGAGTACATGCAGTGGCAGAAGAATTGTTGGTGGACAAAGCACAGTTGATGACACTTACAGTTCCTGAAATGACCGTATTGGTTGGTGGAATGCGTGTTTTGAACACGAATTTTGACAACTCAAAACATGGCGTGTTCACCGATAATGCTGAATCATTGACCAACGATTTTTTCACTAACCTTGTTGATTTGGGAACTGCTTGGAAAGCAATCTCCTCAGACGAAAATGTTTTTGAGGGTACGGATAGGAGAACAGGCAAAGTGAAATGGACCGGTACACGCGCAGATTTGATTTTTGGTTCAAATACTGAACTCCGCGCCATTGCAGAGGTTTATGCATGCGATGATGCAAAAGAAAAGTTTGTAAAAGACTTTATTACCGCTTGGAACAAAGTAATGAACCTTGACCGTTTTGATTTAGCTTGATTTTATCATAAAATCAATTAAACTATAGAAAAAGAAAATTAACGTAAAGACTGTCATGACCGCAAACGGTTGTGGCAGTTTTTTTATACCTTTCCCTATCATGATGAACAACAAGAAAGACTTCTTTGACCAAATAAGAAATGGTAACGTAAAAGCCATAGAAGAAACACTGGAAACTAATCCCGAATTATTGGAATCTACAGATGAGAGAGGCTCTACGCCCTTATTGTTATCCACCTACTACGGACATGAAAAGGTCGCAGCCCTTTTATTGGAAAAGGGAGCAAAAATCGATATGAAGGATAGTTCTGGAAATACGGCATTAATGGGCGTATGTTTTAAAGGATATGTCGGTATTGCTAAATTATTGATAGATGCAGGAGCCAATGTCAATCACATCAACGCAATGGGTGCTACCTGCCTTATTTACGCAGCTACGTTCAATCGGTTGGATATGGCCCAGTTGTTACTTGATCACGGTGCGGACAGTGCTACCAGAGATGCAAGAGGACATA
The nucleotide sequence above comes from Flagellimonas sp. HMM57. Encoded proteins:
- a CDS encoding DinB family protein → MKKMILPIVGLLLLSFSNDIFKLSDDDRKMAVKHLMESRDHMTNVLDGLTDEQLHFKPEEGAWSIAECVEHLTISENAFGGLVQKTVAAGPSPAMKDSVKLTDEKLMDIIKDRSNRVKTSEPFEPSGKFGSHEETVKAFVDKRNEHIEYVKTTEDDLRNSFNSDLPFGTVDGLQVILFAAGHTERHVSQMEEIMAHESFPKKD
- a CDS encoding ankyrin repeat domain-containing protein is translated as MMNNKKDFFDQIRNGNVKAIEETLETNPELLESTDERGSTPLLLSTYYGHEKVAALLLEKGAKIDMKDSSGNTALMGVCFKGYVGIAKLLIDAGANVNHINAMGATCLIYAATFNRLDMAQLLLDHGADSATRDARGHTALDQAKMQDFKELIALLETHTS
- the katG gene encoding catalase/peroxidase HPI — translated: MKTESTSSNGNAWQGNDSSAKCPFLNGELNQAAGGGTTNKDWWPNALNLNILRQHSNLVDPMDESFDYAKEFKSLDMGAIKKDLTDLMTDSQEWWPADYGHYGPFFIRMAWHAAGTYRIADGRGGGSTGSQRFAPLNSWPDNANLDKARLLLWPIKKKYGKKISWADLLILAGNVAHESMGLEMYGFGGGREDIWQPEEDIYWGSEGEWLGNKERYNKEGELENPLGAVHMGLIYVNPEGPNANPDPVLAAHDIRETFGRMAMNDYETVALIAGGHTFGKTHGAASDAEYLEAEPAGASIEMQSMGWKNNFGTGSGSDTITSGLEGAWTDTPTKWSHKFFENLFKYDWELTKSPAGAHQWKPKNNEGAGTFPDAHDPEKKHAPFMLTTDLSLRMDPAYEKISKHFLENPEEFADAYTKAWFKLTHRDMGPKECYLGAEVPTEELLWQDPVPAVNHDLVNESDVADLKKRILASGLSISELVSTAWASASTFRGSDRRGGANGGRIRLAPQKDWEVNNSKQLAKVLETLEAVQKEFNASQSGDKAISIADIIVLGGCAAVEEAAKNAGHSAEVPFTPGRTDATQEQTDVESFEALEPRADGFRNYVKGGVHAVAEELLVDKAQLMTLTVPEMTVLVGGMRVLNTNFDNSKHGVFTDNAESLTNDFFTNLVDLGTAWKAISSDENVFEGTDRRTGKVKWTGTRADLIFGSNTELRAIAEVYACDDAKEKFVKDFITAWNKVMNLDRFDLA